A region from the Oceanidesulfovibrio marinus genome encodes:
- a CDS encoding tyrosine-type recombinase/integrase: protein MTIKNNGKKERHKIGWRSEGIDAAYASQKRTELQNQARLGEQPRVRPKESLTLQEAWTVYYENHCRTNTKRPEKLLSRWRNHVKDELGDKMLSEISPLDLEVFKATLQERGKSPKTIELTLALIRSIYRKVARWDLYQGNIPTDRIEWPRYDNARERWLTPDEARALLEEISRRGWDPQKMFWRMCMIALYTGLRFSEIANLKGEQMNLAAGTIRAQNTKSGRDRTVFITGELDQVLRDIPLHPGHLVFPRRSGGVHTVVPGIFPRAVNALGLNDGVDDRKHKVVFHTLRHTFGSWLAISGVPLYWISKLMGHSNQDITERYSHLCPGMQRHAVDCIDTALHHGITPGLWFSLGERQNTNPDPDGGTELAFPA from the coding sequence GTGACGATCAAGAACAATGGCAAGAAAGAACGCCACAAAATCGGCTGGCGATCCGAAGGCATCGACGCCGCATACGCCTCGCAGAAACGCACAGAGCTCCAGAACCAGGCCCGCCTGGGTGAACAGCCACGCGTGCGTCCTAAAGAGAGCCTGACGCTGCAGGAGGCGTGGACGGTGTACTACGAGAACCACTGCCGCACCAACACCAAGAGGCCTGAAAAGCTTTTGTCGCGCTGGAGAAACCATGTCAAAGACGAACTGGGCGACAAGATGCTGAGCGAAATATCCCCCCTGGACCTGGAAGTCTTCAAGGCAACCCTGCAGGAGCGCGGCAAGAGCCCGAAAACGATTGAACTCACCCTGGCCCTGATCCGCAGCATTTACCGCAAGGTGGCGCGGTGGGATCTCTACCAGGGAAATATCCCGACAGACCGCATCGAGTGGCCGCGCTACGACAACGCCCGCGAACGCTGGCTGACGCCTGACGAGGCGCGGGCCTTGCTGGAGGAAATCAGCAGACGCGGCTGGGATCCGCAAAAAATGTTTTGGCGCATGTGCATGATCGCCCTGTATACCGGCCTGCGCTTCAGTGAAATCGCCAACCTCAAGGGCGAACAGATGAATCTGGCGGCAGGCACCATACGCGCCCAGAACACGAAATCGGGCCGGGACCGTACAGTGTTCATTACCGGTGAACTGGACCAGGTGCTTCGGGATATTCCGCTGCACCCCGGCCACCTGGTCTTCCCCAGGCGCAGTGGAGGCGTCCATACAGTAGTTCCGGGCATCTTTCCAAGGGCCGTCAACGCCCTTGGATTGAACGACGGTGTGGACGACCGGAAACATAAGGTTGTCTTCCACACCCTGCGCCACACGTTCGGTAGCTGGTTGGCCATCTCCGGCGTCCCGCTGTACTGGATCTCCAAATTGATGGGACATTCCAATCAGGATATTACCGAACGGTACAGTCACCTTTGCCCTGGCATGCAGCGGCACGCGGTTGATTGTATTGATACAGCGCTTCATCATGGCATTACGCCTGGTCTCTGGTTTTCACTCGGAGAGCGCCAAAATACGAATCCAGATCCCGACGGCGGTACAGAACTCGCTTTCCCCGCTTGA
- a CDS encoding helix-turn-helix domain-containing protein: protein MSIFSEEAFAHRLRAIKEDQGLSLKDMAAKAGLRKPQTLRNYLEGRALPNVETVATMVLNIGVCSYWLLTGEGEMWAQEDAAHGAGTTPGAGAQAEGQQPQTDLGRELDDVRKEFERVAAPPEVVQQAMLETIKSRSAPQEENPAGDLADRSSGTGKDVRGPRRAKGLGS from the coding sequence ATGTCTATTTTTAGCGAGGAAGCGTTTGCGCACCGGCTCCGCGCGATCAAAGAGGATCAAGGCCTGTCCCTGAAGGATATGGCGGCCAAAGCCGGCCTCAGAAAGCCCCAGACCCTGCGCAACTACCTGGAAGGCCGCGCGCTGCCCAACGTGGAAACCGTGGCCACCATGGTGCTAAACATCGGCGTTTGTTCGTATTGGCTGCTGACAGGCGAGGGCGAAATGTGGGCGCAGGAGGACGCTGCCCACGGAGCTGGAACGACGCCAGGCGCCGGAGCTCAGGCAGAAGGCCAGCAGCCCCAGACGGACCTGGGGCGGGAGCTGGACGACGTGCGCAAGGAGTTTGAACGGGTGGCCGCGCCGCCCGAGGTGGTGCAACAGGCCATGCTGGAGACCATCAAGTCGAGATCCGCACCCCAAGAAGAGAATCCGGCTGGCGACCTGGCTGACAGGTCGTCAGGCACAGGGAAGGATGTCCGGGGGCCGCGCCGGGCCAAGGGCTTGGGTTCCTGA
- a CDS encoding phage regulatory CII family protein → MPIDPSIYRSLVELLYDIAHRAPSGKSFAQIAELMNKPYSTLASELNSAVETHKLGAGDLLLLMELADSNAPVDFLAQKRGGVFVKLPRVTATGPIDKASIKAVKEFGELMGVYGQALEDGKLSLRERKEILKEGYEAIEAVMALLRHVEEMEIAA, encoded by the coding sequence ATGCCAATCGATCCGTCCATCTACAGGAGCCTTGTGGAGCTCTTGTACGACATCGCGCACCGCGCACCGTCCGGCAAGTCGTTCGCGCAGATCGCGGAGCTGATGAACAAGCCCTACTCGACCCTGGCCAGCGAGCTGAACAGCGCAGTCGAAACACATAAACTCGGTGCAGGGGACTTGCTGCTGCTGATGGAGCTGGCGGACAGCAACGCCCCGGTGGACTTCCTGGCGCAGAAGCGGGGCGGCGTGTTTGTGAAGCTACCGCGTGTGACGGCCACAGGCCCCATAGACAAGGCCTCCATCAAGGCCGTCAAGGAGTTCGGCGAGCTGATGGGCGTGTACGGCCAGGCACTGGAAGACGGCAAGCTGAGCCTGCGGGAACGCAAAGAGATCCTCAAGGAGGGCTACGAGGCTATCGAGGCGGTTATGGCCTTACTGCGCCACGTTGAGGAAATGGAGATTGCGGCATGA
- a CDS encoding BRO-N domain-containing protein gives MSDIMPFDFDGNAVRVVMHGAAPWFVAKDVCNCLEVIWKGSDTTGPLDDDEKGVRVVYTPGGRQDMLCISESGLYALIFASRKPEAKRFRKWVTSEVLPAIRTTGRYDAPGLRIPDDQRPSLRLKPILRSQAMRAAVQTAKLSGGAEEDVKRLFEEFCGLFAARPGRPELGSGYPLPGSFDLVEEFAAEELTVVEIDPDRPTPREAKTQAKDLYAMFCAWCQDRGVPKHDVPTHNAFGRALKHMPGVERATPKNKVFYNLVARA, from the coding sequence ATGTCTGACATCATGCCCTTCGACTTTGACGGCAACGCCGTGCGCGTCGTTATGCACGGGGCTGCGCCCTGGTTTGTGGCCAAGGACGTGTGCAATTGCTTAGAGGTTATCTGGAAGGGGTCCGATACTACCGGACCCCTTGATGATGACGAGAAGGGGGTACGTGTTGTGTACACCCCTGGCGGCAGACAGGACATGCTCTGTATCTCCGAGTCCGGCCTGTACGCGCTGATCTTCGCCAGTCGCAAGCCCGAGGCGAAGCGCTTCCGCAAGTGGGTGACGTCGGAGGTGCTGCCGGCGATCCGGACCACCGGGCGGTATGACGCGCCGGGCCTGCGGATTCCGGATGACCAGCGCCCCTCGCTGCGGCTCAAGCCGATTCTGCGCAGCCAGGCCATGCGCGCGGCCGTGCAGACGGCCAAGCTCTCCGGCGGCGCGGAAGAGGACGTGAAGCGGCTGTTCGAGGAGTTCTGCGGCCTGTTCGCGGCCCGGCCCGGCCGCCCCGAGCTGGGGAGCGGGTACCCGCTGCCGGGCAGCTTCGACCTGGTGGAGGAGTTCGCGGCGGAAGAGCTGACCGTGGTGGAGATCGATCCGGACCGGCCCACGCCGCGCGAAGCCAAGACCCAGGCCAAGGACCTCTACGCGATGTTCTGCGCCTGGTGCCAGGACCGTGGCGTCCCGAAACACGACGTCCCAACCCACAACGCCTTCGGCCGGGCGCTCAAGCACATGCCCGGTGTCGAACGGGCCACGCCGAAGAATAAGGTGTTCTACAACCTGGTTGCACGTGCGTAG
- a CDS encoding DNA adenine methylase, whose protein sequence is MATIFSPLRYPGGKSAIAPYLAALLRANNYSGRVFAEPFAGGAGAAVKLLYAAEAEHLALNDVDQAICDLWLAILGETEEFLKLLRDTPVTVEEWSKQRAIWEKPEHHELAARGFATFFLNRTNRSGILRGRPIGGLDQSGAYPITARYNKANLEKRILRLAKWKSRISISCLDALDFIEALAALPRPPFLFLDPPYVGQGRHLYMNAFGHEQHESLATWLRAHSRIPWVLTYDDHPIIHELYSWAHITQIPIRYSAQTKRKATELLILPPWVTVPTEEARPLCYS, encoded by the coding sequence ATGGCAACTATCTTTAGTCCGTTACGCTACCCAGGGGGTAAAAGCGCTATCGCTCCATACCTTGCGGCTCTGTTGCGCGCTAACAATTATTCTGGTCGAGTCTTTGCAGAACCATTCGCTGGAGGCGCAGGAGCAGCAGTCAAGCTATTGTATGCAGCTGAGGCAGAGCACTTAGCGCTCAATGATGTAGATCAAGCTATTTGTGATTTGTGGTTGGCAATACTTGGAGAGACAGAAGAGTTTCTTAAGTTATTGCGGGATACACCTGTTACAGTGGAGGAATGGAGCAAGCAACGGGCTATATGGGAAAAGCCAGAGCATCATGAATTAGCAGCCAGAGGTTTTGCTACGTTCTTTCTTAACAGGACAAATCGTTCTGGAATATTGCGTGGCCGACCTATCGGCGGACTTGATCAAAGTGGTGCGTATCCAATCACTGCACGTTACAACAAGGCAAATTTAGAAAAGCGCATATTGCGTCTGGCAAAATGGAAGAGCCGTATTAGTATAAGCTGTTTGGATGCACTTGACTTTATCGAAGCTCTTGCGGCGCTTCCCCGCCCCCCTTTTTTATTCTTAGATCCCCCATATGTGGGCCAAGGCAGGCATTTGTATATGAACGCATTCGGTCATGAGCAACATGAGTCCTTGGCCACATGGCTGCGTGCGCATTCGCGTATACCCTGGGTGTTAACTTACGATGACCACCCAATTATCCACGAACTTTACAGTTGGGCGCACATAACGCAAATTCCGATCCGCTATAGTGCTCAAACTAAACGTAAGGCGACAGAATTGTTGATCTTGCCCCCATGGGTGACTGTGCCAACAGAAGAAGCTAGGCCATTATGTTACAGTTGA
- a CDS encoding DNA adenine methylase produces the protein MKSPLAGWMGGKSRLCKEIVSRFPDHTCYCEPFCGGAWTLFRKGPSKVEVLNDINEDVVNLFRVLQNHLEEFLRHFKYVLCSRAEFERETRLPAELLTDIQRAARFYYVQKMCFGGRITSPTFGTSAVQPPRLNLLRMEEELSAAHLRLSRVLIERLPFDEVIRKYDRPTTLFYVDPPYVGTENVYGKGLFSKDDHARLAETLRAIEGRFILSQADTPLIRELYAGMTIEPVTVRYSCSNGTRPKAKEVLVSNFEPRRSLVFN, from the coding sequence GTGAAATCGCCACTCGCTGGCTGGATGGGCGGTAAAAGCCGCCTGTGTAAAGAGATTGTTTCCCGGTTCCCGGACCACACCTGCTACTGCGAACCCTTCTGCGGCGGTGCCTGGACGCTGTTCCGCAAAGGACCCTCGAAAGTCGAGGTGCTGAACGACATCAACGAAGACGTCGTGAACCTGTTTCGCGTGTTGCAGAACCATCTCGAAGAGTTTCTGCGCCACTTCAAATACGTGCTCTGCAGCCGCGCGGAGTTCGAGCGCGAAACCAGGCTGCCCGCCGAACTGCTCACGGACATCCAGAGGGCGGCGCGTTTCTACTACGTGCAGAAGATGTGCTTCGGCGGCCGGATCACAAGCCCGACATTCGGCACGTCGGCAGTGCAGCCGCCGCGGCTCAACCTGCTGCGCATGGAGGAAGAGCTGTCCGCCGCGCACTTGCGGCTCTCCAGAGTGCTGATCGAACGGCTGCCGTTTGACGAAGTGATACGCAAGTACGACCGGCCCACCACGCTGTTCTATGTGGACCCGCCATACGTTGGCACGGAGAACGTCTACGGCAAGGGCCTGTTCTCCAAAGACGACCACGCCAGGCTTGCCGAAACATTGCGCGCCATCGAAGGCCGCTTCATCCTGAGCCAGGCCGATACGCCCCTGATCCGTGAACTGTACGCCGGTATGACGATCGAGCCGGTCACGGTGCGCTACTCCTGCAGCAACGGCACGCGGCCAAAGGCCAAGGAAGTGCTGGTGAGCAACTTCGAGCCGCGCCGGTCCTTGGTTTTCAATTAG
- a CDS encoding nucleoside deaminase, with amino-acid sequence MANEINYMQRAIDLSKKSLACGGGPFGAVIVKNDEIVGEGMNCVVSKNDPTAHAEIVAIRMACERLATFNLSGSIIFTSCEPCPMCLSAIWWARIDKIYYGNTRHDAAGIGFDDADIYNEIAVENVKRRLPLLQLMHSESIKVFQEWAEIEKKHMY; translated from the coding sequence GTGGCAAATGAAATAAATTATATGCAGCGGGCTATAGACCTATCAAAAAAAAGCCTCGCTTGTGGGGGGGGGCCCTTCGGAGCTGTAATCGTGAAAAATGATGAGATAGTTGGGGAGGGCATGAATTGTGTCGTGAGCAAAAATGATCCAACAGCACATGCTGAGATAGTTGCAATACGCATGGCCTGTGAACGTCTTGCAACGTTTAATCTTTCAGGAAGTATTATTTTTACAAGCTGTGAACCTTGTCCAATGTGTCTTTCTGCCATTTGGTGGGCAAGGATTGATAAAATATATTATGGAAACACACGGCATGATGCTGCTGGTATCGGATTTGACGATGCAGATATTTATAATGAAATTGCTGTGGAAAATGTTAAACGTAGATTGCCACTCCTACAGCTAATGCATTCTGAATCGATTAAGGTATTCCAAGAGTGGGCTGAAATTGAAAAGAAACATATGTATTAG
- a CDS encoding phage tail protein translates to MTLDYENFKIEDGKTPLNAETFNDRFYQLVRRLHALEQLKVTWDKVVAETTNYGLTRINEAVQPLVDGLAADMQALLDEGQAVIDAVSVHADRQDNPHQVMAGQVPYDNDASALDAATIQAAVDALADQLLAHAAQQDNPHGVSAGQVPYDNSMSDLQAATLQAAVDTLAAASTSLAAALNGLTPADIGALAATDAVGTVRFVPGRNALPGTLKLNGGAYSRTVYADLWAYAQGSGNLAASEGAKQAGQFGPGNGSTTFTLPDARGMHIRVWDDGRGVDSGRAIGSYQADAILTHRHVVTVRGYTASNGSNAMAVSGGSSYASSTATTNTGGSENRVKTIAWLACIKY, encoded by the coding sequence ATGACGCTCGATTACGAGAACTTCAAGATCGAGGACGGCAAGACGCCGTTGAACGCTGAGACGTTCAATGATCGCTTCTACCAACTTGTGCGCCGGCTGCACGCCCTGGAGCAGCTCAAGGTCACGTGGGATAAAGTCGTTGCCGAAACCACGAACTACGGCCTGACGCGCATCAATGAGGCGGTTCAGCCGCTGGTGGATGGCCTGGCCGCGGACATGCAGGCGCTGCTCGACGAAGGGCAGGCCGTGATTGACGCCGTGAGCGTGCACGCGGACCGGCAGGACAACCCGCACCAGGTTATGGCGGGACAGGTCCCGTACGACAACGACGCGTCGGCCCTGGATGCGGCAACCATCCAGGCGGCGGTCGATGCCTTGGCTGACCAGCTGCTGGCGCACGCGGCGCAGCAGGACAACCCGCACGGGGTTTCGGCCGGCCAAGTGCCATATGACAACTCCATGTCGGATCTGCAGGCGGCAACTCTTCAGGCGGCGGTCGATACATTGGCCGCCGCTTCGACATCACTGGCCGCTGCGCTGAATGGCTTGACGCCAGCCGATATCGGCGCGCTGGCGGCAACCGACGCGGTAGGAACGGTCCGCTTTGTTCCGGGGCGCAACGCATTGCCGGGCACGCTCAAGCTCAACGGTGGTGCGTACTCTCGCACGGTGTATGCGGATTTATGGGCCTATGCTCAGGGTTCCGGCAACCTGGCGGCCAGCGAAGGAGCCAAACAGGCCGGCCAGTTCGGGCCAGGCAATGGATCCACAACATTCACTTTGCCGGATGCACGGGGCATGCACATCCGCGTGTGGGACGATGGCCGCGGCGTTGATTCAGGCCGCGCTATTGGATCGTATCAAGCCGACGCGATCTTGACCCACAGACACGTCGTTACGGTTCGGGGATACACCGCGTCCAATGGAAGCAATGCGATGGCTGTCTCGGGCGGGAGTTCGTATGCATCGAGTACAGCCACAACGAACACGGGCGGCTCTGAAAACCGCGTGAAGACTATCGCGTGGCTGGCATGCATCAAATATTAG